In the genome of Megalops cyprinoides isolate fMegCyp1 chromosome 7, fMegCyp1.pri, whole genome shotgun sequence, one region contains:
- the chdh gene encoding choline dehydrogenase, mitochondrial has protein sequence MLFTILANRVGRLNRVTAWQKLSAALNKQEYPHFYGTSVTLKKSQSFNYVIVGAGSAGCVLANRLSENVDDTVLLLEAGPKDMVLNSIRLSWKIHMPAALVYNLCDDKYNWFYHTRPQKHMDGRVMYWPRGRVWGGSSSLNAMVYIRGHAEDYNRWQREGAVGWDYDHCLPYFRKAQTHELGANRYRGGSGPLHVSRGKTNHPLHRAFIEAGEQAGYPFTDDMNGYQQEGLGWMDMTIHKGKRWSTASAYLRPAMSRPNLKTEVRCLTTKVLFEGTKAVGVEYIQNGEKKKVYAVKEVILSGGAINSPQLLMLSGIGNGDDLKKLDIPVVSHLPGVGSNLQDHLELYVQQECTQPITLYKAQQPFHMIKIGLEWLLKYTGYGATAHLESGGFIRSCPGVTHPDIQFHFLPSQVIDHGRVNPKIEAYQVHVGPMRSTSTGWLKLQSKNPQEHPIIEPNYLSTDMDVWEFRQCVKLSREIFAQRAFDEFRGREVQPGSHVQSDKEIDAFVRQKADSAYHPSCTCKMGQPSDPMAVVDPETRVLGVENLRVVDASIMPSVVSGNLNAPTIMMAEKAADIIKGLPPLRDHNVPVYQPPTLETQR, from the exons ATGCTCTTCACGATACTCGCTAACAGAGTGGGCAGGCTGAACAGAGTGACTGCATGGCAGAAGTTGTCTGCTGCTCTGAATAAGCAAGAATACCCGCACTTTTACGGCACTTCAGTAACACTAAAAAAGAGTCAGTCTTTTAACTATGTCATCGTCGGGGCTGGCTCTGCTGGGTGTGTGCTTGCCAACCGGCTATCGGAGAATGTGGATGACACCGTGCTTCTCCTGGAAGCTGGCCCTAAGGACATGGTTCTGAACAGCATACGTCTGTCATGGAAGATCCACATGCCCGCAGCACTGGTGTACAACCTTTGTGACGACAAGTACAACTGGTTTTATCACACCAGGCCCCAGAAGCACATGGACGGGCGGGTGATGTATTGGCCACGCGGTCGGGTGTGGGGCGGGTCGTCCTCCCTGAACGCCATGGTCTACATCCGAGGCCATGCTGAGGACTACAATCGCTGGCAGCGAGAGGGTGCTGTTGGCTGGGACTACGACCACTGCTTGCCATATTTCAGGAAGGCCCAGACACATGAGCTGGGGGCCAACCGGTACCGAGGAGGGAGCGGGCCACTACATGTGTCACGGGGAAAGACAAACCACCCGCTGCACCGTGCCTTCATtgaggcaggtgagcaggccGGGTACCCCTTCACAGATGACATGAACGGCTACCAGCAGGAGGGGCTTGGATGGATGGACATGACCATCCACAAAG GTAAGAGATGGAGCACTGCCAGCGCCTACCTGCGCCCCGCTATGTCCAGGCCCAACCTGAAGACAGAGGTCCGCTGCTTGACCACTAAGGTCCTGTTTGAGGGGACTAAAGCCGTGGGAGTGGAGTACATACAGAACGGAGAGAAGAAGAAG GTGTACGCAGTCAAAGAGGTCATACTTAGTGGCGGTGCCATCAACTCACCACAGTTACTGATGCTCTCTGGGATCGGAAATGGAGACGACCTCAAAAAACTGGACATACCCGTGGTGTCACATCTCCCAG GGGTGGGCAGTAATCTTCAGGATCACCTCGAGCTCTATGTACAGCAAGAGTGCACTCAGCCTATCACTCTCTACAAAGCCCAGCAACCTTTCCACATGATCAAGATCGGCCTGGAATGGCTTCTCAAATACACAG gataTGGTGCCACCGCACACTTGGAGAGCGGGGGTTTCATTCGGAGTTGCCCAGGGGTCACTCACCCAGACATCCAGTTTCACTTTTTGCCTTCCCAGGTCATAGATCATGGGCGGGTCAACCCAAAAATAGAAGCCTACCAA GTTCATGTTGGACCAATGAGAAGCACCAGTACAGGATGGTTAAAACTCCAGAGTAAAAATCCCCAGGAACACCCAATCATTGAGCCCAACTACTTGTCCACAG ATATGGATGTGTGGGAGTTTAGGCAATGCGTGAAACTCTCAAGGGAAATCTTTGCCCAGAGGGCATTTGATGAGTTCCGAGGCCGGGAAGTGCAGCCCGGGAGCCATGTCCAGTCAGACAAGGAGATCGATGCCTTTGTGAGACAGAAGGCAGACAGCGCATACCACCCATCCTGCACGTGCAAGATGGGCCAGCCCTCAGACCCCATGGCAGTGGTGGACCCAGAGACTCGGGTTCTAGGGGTAGAGAACCTGCGTGTGGTGGATGCCTCCATCATGCCCAGCGTGGTGAGTGGGAATCTGAATGCCCCCACTATCATGATGGCGGAGAAGGCTGCCGACATCATCAAGGGCCTCCCTCCTCTACGGGACCACAATGTCCCAGTGTACCAGCCTCCAACCCTGGAGACTCAGCGATGA
- the parapinopsina gene encoding parapinopsin a translates to MEHISFAVNSEKNSAGQHSQIEDVMPRIGYTILSLIMAVFSTAAVILNVTVIVVTLRHRQLRQPLNYALVNLAVADLGVTVTGGWLTVVTNAMGYFSLGRIGCVFEGFAVAFFGIAALCTVAVIAVDRFIVVCKPLGSIMFQTRHAVAGVALSWVWSFIWNTPPLFGWGSYQLEGVGTSCAPDWYSRDPGNISYILCYFVLCFAIPFTVIVISYSRLLWSLRQVARLHMSEGGTTARAEVQVARMVIVMVLAFLLTWLPYAAFALAVILDPELHINPITATIPMYLAKSSTVFNPIIYIFMNRQFRDCAVPFLLCGRNPWASEPEGSEAETTVSTVSKSAKVSPS, encoded by the exons ATGGAACATATATCCTTTGCTGTCAATTCTGAAAAGAATTCAGCTGGTCAGCATTCCCAGATTGAGGATGTGATGCCCAGGATTGGATACACCATACTCTCCCTCATTATGGCAGTGTtctccacagctgcagtcaTTCTTAATGTTACCGTTATTGTGGTGACACTTCGTCACAGACAGCTGAGGCAACCTCTGAACTATGCCCTTGTGAACTTGGCTGTGGCGGACTTAGGGGTGACTGTGACAGGAGGGTGGCTAACAGTTGTGACAAACGCCATGGGATATTTCAGCCTGGGTAGGATTGGATGTGTATTCGAGGGGTTCGCTGTGGCATTCTTTG GCATCGCAGCACTGTGCACGGTGGCAGTGATTGCAGTGGACCGATTCATCGTGGTCTGCAAGCCGCTGGGCTCCATCATGTTCCAGACAAGGCACGCTGTGGCTGGGGTGGCTCTCTCCTGGGTGTGGTCCTTCATTTGGAACACGCCGCCTCTATTCGGCTGGGGGAGCTACCAGCTGGAGGGTGTCGGGACCTCCTGCGCCCCCGACTGGTACAGCAGAGACCCAGGGAACATCTCCTACATACTCTGCTACTTTGTCCTGTGCTTTGCCATCCCATTCACTGTCATCGTGATCTCCTATTCACGGCTACTGTGGTCACTGAGGCAG GTGGCCAGACTCCATATGTCCGAGGGGGGCACCACTGCAAGGGCAGAGGTGCAGGTGGCCCGCATGGTGATCGTGATGGTGCTGGCCTTCCTGCTCACCTGGCTACCCTATGCTGCCTTCGCTTTGGCAGTCATCTTGGACCCTGAGCTCCACATCAATCCCATCACTGCTACCATCCCCATGTACTTGGCCAAGAGCAGCACTGTCTTCAACCCCATCATCTACATCTTCATGAACAGACAG TTTCGGGACTGCGCTGTGCCATTTCTACTTTGTGGAAGAAATCCGTGGGCTTCGGAACCTGAGGGATCGGAAGCAGAGACCACCGTTTCTACCGTCAGCAAAAGCGCCAAGGTGTCTCCCTCCTAA
- the actr8 gene encoding actin-related protein 8, which yields MTQAEREQENGKEKEKEREKEKEKEQRGVKRPIVPPVIPEPLQEQIQSNFIVVIHPGSKTLRLGRATDTLPATIPHVIARRQKQSGQPRYENPWLLREGLNRPESNEQRQNGLKMVDQAIWSKKMSNGVRRTPVCADQARAYNRQIRPAVLDSVPRVKWTNTSQHPEFLVGEEALYVNPTDCYNIHWPISRGQLNIHSGPGGSLTAVLADLEAIWSHAIQKFLEIPLKDLKYYRCILLVPDIYNRQHVKELVNMLLINMGFSAIVVHQESVCATFGSGLSSACVVDVGDQKTSLCCVEDGVSHRNSRLCLAYGGSDVTRCFFWLLQRAGFPYRDCSLSNRLDCILLQQLKETFCHLDQDISGLQDHEFRTRFPDSPALLYQLRLGDEKLQAPMALFYPATFGIVGQKMTSLQHRSQGDPEDPHDEHYLLGTQSKQDQSSKATAERKAVAKPSGFDSESCSQGGDPTERGHAQDMELGQSQGDCLMGGADMEEPPSALLSRKTAVTQFEGKALGLDKAILHSIDCCASDETKRKMYSSILVVGGGLMFHRAQEFLQHRILNKMPPSFRRVVENVEVITRPKDMDPRLIAWKGGAVLACLDTTQEMWIYQREWQRFGVRMLRERAAFVW from the exons ATGACACAGGCggagagagaacaagaaaatggaaaagaaaaagaaaaggaacgagagaaagagaaagagaaggagcaGCGTGGTGTTAAAAGACCGATAGTTCCACCCGTCATCCCGGAGCCTCTTCAAGAG CaaatccagagcaacttcatTGTGGTGATACATCCGGGCTCTAAAACACTGAGGCTTGGCCGAGCAACAGACACACTTCCAGCAACAATTCCACACGTAATAGCGCGAAGACAAAAGCAGAGCGGACAGCCACGTTACGAGAACCCATGGCTCCTGAGAGAGGGCCTAAAT AGACCCGAGAGTAATGAGCAAAGGCAAAACGGACTTAAAATGGTTGACCAGGCCATATGGTCAAAGAAGATGTCCAATGGGGTGAGAAGAACCCCTGTCTGTGCTGACCAG GCCAGGGCATACAACAGACAGATACGTCCAGCTGTCCTGGACAGTGTCCCCAGAGTGAAGTGGACCAACACATCCCAACACCCTGAGTTCCTTGTGGGGGAAGAG GCTCTGTACGTGAACCCTACAGACTGCTATAATATTCACTGGCCCATTAGCCGTGGGCAGCTGAACATCCACAGCGGCCCCGGTGGCTCTCTCACAGCTGTGCTCGCAGACCTGGAGGCCATTTGGTCTCACGCGATACAGAAGTTTCTGGAAATCCCTTTGAAAGATCTCAAG TATTACAGATGCATCCTCTTGGTGCCTGACATCTACAATAGGCAGCACGTGAAGGAGCTGGTGAACATGCTGCTCATCAACATGGGCTTTTCAG CCATCGTGGTTCACCAGGAGTCAGTGTGTGCCACGTTCGGCAGTGGCCTTAGCAGTGCCTGTGTGGTGGACGTGGGGGATCAGAAGACCAGTCTGTGCTGCGTGGAGGACGGGGTGTCCCATCGCAACTCCAG gtTGTGCCTGGCGTACGGAGGTTCTGACGTGACCCGCTGTTTCTTCTGGCTGCTGCAGAGAGCCGGGTTCCCCTACAGGGACTGTAGTCTCTCCAACAGGCTGGACTGCATCTTGCTGCAGCAACTGAAGGAGACCTTCTGTCACTTAGATCAG GACATCTCCGGGCTCCAGGACCATGAATTCCGAACACGGTTCCCAGACTCCCCAGCTTTGCTATACCAGCTTCGACTTGGTGATGAGAAGCTACAG GCACCGATGGCACTCTTCTACCCAGCCACGTTTGGGATTGTAGGACAGAAGATGACGTCACTCCAGCACCGCTCTCAGGGGGATCCTGAGGACCCTCACGATGAGCACTATCTGCTGGGAACCCAAAGCAAGCAGGACCAG TCTTCCAAAGCCACAGCAGAGCGCAAAGCCGTGGCCAAGCCCTCTGGGTTTGATAGCGAGTCCTGCAGCCAAGGTGGAGACCCCACGGAGCGGGGCCACGCCCAGGACATGGAGCTGGGACAGTCCCAGGGCGATTGCCTGATGGGCGGGGCCGACATGGAGGAGCCCCCCTCTGCGCTGCTGTCCCGGAAGACGGCCGTGACACAGTTCGAGGGGAAAGCGCTGGGCCTGGACAAGGCCATCCTGCACAGCATCGACTGCTGTG CGTCGGACGAAACCAAGAGGAAGATGTACAGCTCCATCCTGGTGGTGGGCGGTGGGCTGATGTTCCACAGGGCCCAGGAGTTCCTCCAGCACCGGATCCTCAACAAGATGCCCCCCTCCTTCCGTAGGGTGGTGGAGAATGTGGAGGTCATCACACGGCCCAAG GACATGGACCCCCGGTTGATTGCCTGGAAGGGGGGTGCTGTCCTGGCCTGCCTGGACACCACTCAGGAGATGTGGATATACCAGCGGGAGTGGCAGCGCTTTGGCGTGCGCATGCTGAGGGAGAGGGCAGCATTCGTCTGGTGA
- the selenok gene encoding selenoprotein K, with protein sequence MVYVSNGQVLDSRSQSPWRLSFFSDLFWGAVEFIGLFFQTLFQPDLSKNGNSGSSSRFSDGRGPPGFPGGRRRMGRINHGGGGPSAPPMGGGGUGR encoded by the exons ATGGTGTACGTGTCTAATG GTCAGGTGCTGGACAGTAGGAGCCAGTCTCCATGGAGGTTGTCTTTTTTCAGTGACCTCTTTTGGGGAGCTGTGGAATTCATCGGATTGTT CTTTCAAACACTCTTCCAGCCAGATCTTTCAAAGAATGGCAACTCGGGATCATCCTCAAGGTTCAGTGATGGCAGAGG CCCCCCGGGGTTCCCTGGTGGGCGGAGACGGATGGGAAGGATAAACCATGGTGGGGGCGGCCCCAGTGCCCCACCaatgggaggaggaggatgaggaaggtGA
- the LOC118781190 gene encoding interleukin-17 receptor B isoform X1, with translation MKILMFISLFTLVTACGSYPQTVAICEKRLEESVPEEWMFEADARPSNLAALNVSLAEPEDTHEDQPKLALTISWAISIDQSNDHLVGTWISILGHGNPFRCQYQPPFNETDTTGYEQLWFNLTGVEAEPEKTYYVSGYNIPMPVIGDDSGSKDTQFQTPGCSDKTMMHHDSCVRKGCLWDPNVTSIHSKNQVEVSFTSSKYSTEYIIRLCRSKSELECTGGEYISKVTTFTDGESRWMTTLNSTGPCDFLHIEIVPTFPGWHPYCARTRTAKVHCTPTGKYHKIMS, from the exons ATGAAGATCTTaatgttcatttcattgttcACGCTGGTAACAGCGTGTGGGTCGTATCCACAAACA GTGGCTATCTGTGAGAAACGTTTGG AGGAGAGTGTGCCCGAAGAATGGATGTTCGAGGCTGACGCACGACCCTCAAACCTTGCGGCGCTCAACGTCTCGCTTGCTGAACCAGAAGACACACACGAGGACCAACCTAAACTTGCGTTGACAATCAGCTGGGCCATCAGTATAGATC aGAGCAATGACCATCTTGTGGGTACTTGGATCAGCATTCTAGGTCATGGAAACCCTTTCAGATGTCAATATCAGCCTCCGTTTAATGAAACTGACACCACTGGTTATGAACAG TTGTGGTTTAATCTCACGGGTGTTGAAGCAGAGCCAGAGAAAACTTACTATGTCAGTGGATACAACATCCCTATGCCAGTGATTGGAGATGACTCAGGCTCAAAAGATACACAATTTCAAACACCTG GCTGCTCTGATAAAACAATGATGCATCATGATTCTTGTGTGAGAAAAG gATGTCTTTGGGATCCAAATGTTACCAGCATCCATTCAAAAAATCAAGTAGAAGTAAGCTTTACATCAAGCAAGTACTCAACAGAGTATATCATCAGGTTGTGCCGATCAAAGTCAGAGCTGGAATGTACAGGTGGTGAATACATCAGTAAAGTCACGACTTTCACA GATGGAGAATCCAGATGGATGACCACACTGAATTCCACAGGGCCATGTGACTTTCTCCACATTGAG ATTGTACCAACGTTTCCTGGCTGGCACCCTTATTGTGCCCGTACAAGAACTGCAAAAGTGCACTGCACCCCAACAGGGAAGTATCACAAAATAATGTCATAG
- the LOC118781190 gene encoding interleukin-17 receptor B isoform X2, translating to MQGTAFVFCLGCVVVMVMSGFGLYWYKSYGAHSPFGKIAQTPPPSSVLVVYPAENRAFQRAVMAFAEFLQSHWHCQVAIDVWQRGRMSEQGPMRWLTSQMESADKVVVVCGRRAEPWGTEPKPPSFPDLRDHAVPASTEYVFSLALNMIGGQAHSLSALRKYCTVHLGEEPPGACPPVALAACESFTLMRDLERLGRHLHGAPVQGACCFPTAWEGSGSLNSSTPTKLGAAIRELEAWENSQSDCKGEADPLMAVTAQL from the exons ATGCAGGGCACAGCGTTTGTATTTTGCCTTGGCTGTGTAGTGGTAATGGTTATGTCAGGCTTTGGTCTTTACTGGT ACAAATCTTACGGGGCTCACTCCCCATTTGGAAAAATCGCTCAAACCCCCCCACCTTCTTCTGTGCTTGTGGTCTACCCTGCCGAAAACAGAGCCTTCCAGAGGGCTGTCATGGCTTTCGCCGAATTCCTGCAGTCTCACTGGCACTGCCAGGTTGCCATAGATGTGTGGCAGAGGGGCAGGATGTCAGAGCAGGGGCCGATGCGCTGGCTGACCTCACAGATGGAGAGTGCGGATAAGGTGGTCGTGGTGTGTGGGCggagggcggagccctgggGGACCGAACCCAAACCTCCCAGCTTCCCGGATCTGAGGGACCACGCGGTGCCTGCCTCCACGGAGTATGTGTTCTCCCTGGCCCTCAACATGATCGGGGGCCAGGCCCACAGCCTGTCCGCCCTCAGGAAGTACTGTACGGTGCACCTGGGGGAGGAGCCTCCCGGGGCGTGCCCCCCCGTGGCCTTGGCGGCGTGCGAGTCGTTCACACTGATGAGGGACCTGGAGAGACTCGGCAGACACCTCCACGGCGCTCCTGTGCAGGGGGCCTGCTGCTTCCCCACAGCCTGGGAGGGATCAGGGTCGCTGAACAGCAGCACACCCACAAAGCTAGGAGCTGCCATACGAGAGCTAGAGGCGTGGGAGAATTCTCAGTCTGACTGCAAGGGGGAGGCTGATCCGTTGATGGCAGTGACGGCACAGCTTTAG